A single region of the Candidatus Binatia bacterium genome encodes:
- a CDS encoding SUMF1/EgtB/PvdO family nonheme iron enzyme, whose amino-acid sequence MIKKLPSLIMCSMVFMASPGAAGEATLQQQNEQMFRQMQSARGLTASQMQAVRAIFAQSGFMGQGNPAITQHPDTPQQCQAKLDQRSVNYAEPEFERICGAKYMAPLYNRASETPEQAKACIDQFEYPDIPCAYPVVWVRAREAAELCAAEGKRICDAHEWEGACAGSLEKPDYRFDLAAGVSPNVAVSRMGAAHNRVHQADRSWSYGPSYQKGVCAAASRKSPECGGGSWSRCGSNTYPAGDFPGCRSALGVYDLNGNAAEHMNLPLNPLQMASQGSTSLGYTEMKGSWFIFDTYHAHEDWCRWRAPFWHGSRVMDEHSHANYHLGFRCCKGLQTPGTVPASTALPEYEPSR is encoded by the coding sequence ATGATCAAAAAGCTGCCGTCGTTGATCATGTGTTCGATGGTATTCATGGCCTCCCCAGGGGCCGCCGGTGAAGCGACCCTGCAGCAACAGAATGAGCAGATGTTTCGTCAGATGCAGTCCGCTCGCGGCCTCACGGCATCACAGATGCAAGCGGTCCGAGCGATCTTTGCCCAATCGGGGTTTATGGGACAAGGCAACCCAGCCATCACCCAGCACCCCGACACGCCGCAACAATGTCAAGCCAAGCTCGACCAGCGTTCAGTGAATTACGCCGAGCCTGAGTTTGAACGCATCTGCGGCGCGAAATACATGGCGCCTCTCTACAATCGCGCTTCCGAGACCCCCGAACAGGCCAAGGCGTGCATCGACCAATTCGAATATCCCGATATTCCTTGCGCCTATCCGGTTGTGTGGGTCCGCGCCCGCGAGGCCGCCGAGCTGTGCGCGGCGGAGGGAAAGCGGATCTGTGATGCTCACGAATGGGAGGGAGCGTGCGCCGGCAGTCTGGAGAAACCCGACTATCGCTTCGATCTGGCCGCGGGGGTCAGTCCGAACGTGGCGGTCAGCCGCATGGGCGCGGCCCACAACCGCGTTCACCAAGCCGACCGGTCCTGGAGTTACGGCCCATCGTATCAGAAAGGCGTCTGTGCCGCGGCCAGCCGGAAAAGTCCTGAGTGTGGCGGCGGCTCATGGTCGAGATGCGGTTCCAACACGTACCCAGCCGGCGATTTTCCGGGATGCCGTAGTGCGCTCGGAGTCTACGATCTGAATGGCAACGCGGCGGAGCACATGAATCTGCCTCTGAATCCGCTGCAGATGGCCAGCCAGGGAAGCACCAGCCTGGGCTACACAGAAATGAAGGGCAGTTGGTTCATTTTCGATACCTACCATGCCCACGAGGACTGGTGTCGATGGCGGGCGCCGTTTTGGCACGGTTCACGAGTGATGGACGAACACAGCCACGCCAACTATCACTTGGGTTTTCGGTGCTGCAAGGGTCTGCAGACGCCCGGAACAGTGCCGGCGTCGACCGCTCTCCCGGAATACGAGCCGTCGCGCTAG